The stretch of DNA GGGGTATTCCCGATCGGCTTTGGCCTTCCGTGGATCACCTGTTTGTGCACCTGGAAAAGGTGGACTTCAATAGCAAGAAAGTCAACGACGACGACCTGCGGTTGTTGCAGGATACGGATCACGTATGGAAGTTACTTTTGCACAACACTGAGATTACCGATGCAGGAGTGCAGTACCTAAAAGATATGCCGCAGCTTAGGGTATTGACGCTCGGGAACACCAAAGTGAGTGATGCGGGGCTGGCAAACCTGACTGGGATCACAACTCTCATCGATCTTTCGTTGGGGAACGATAAACACGGCGATGCTGGATTGGTGCATATTGGCAAAATAACTAGCTTGAGAATGTTGACAGTCGGTGGAGCGGACATTACCGATGCGGGGTTGGCGCACCTGAGCAAATTGAGGAAGCTGAAAACTCTCAGATTAAGCGGCGCCCAAATAACCGATGCCGGATTGAAGCAATTCAGTTCGTTGCGAAATTTGCATTTGCTGGAAATCTCTGGCACAAACATTACCGATGCCAGCTTGACCGATCTCGGCAGCTTTTCAAAGCTGAAAAGATTGGCGCTTGTCGATTGCCCGCTGCGCGGGCCAGGGTTGGCGGAATTGGGGCGGCTAAAAAACCTGCAGAGCTTGCAGCTCACTCATACGCGGATTGACGACGACGGCTTGCGATATCTGCCGCGGCTCTCCCGACTGAGGAGTCTCAATTTGTCGGATTCAAACATCAACGGCGCAGGGCTGCAACATCTCAGTGGTTTGCCGGAACTTCACTCGTTAACCTTGCAGAACACGGGTGTCAAAAACGCGGGGTTGGAGCACATAGCAAAATTGAAAAAGCTCTCCGGCTTGATTTTAACGAACTGCCCGATCGACAAAGCGGGTTTAGAAAAACTCAGAAACGCTCCTGAATTGTCATATTTGAACTTGAATGACACCCCCATTGACGACGACGCAGTCGCAGCGCTCGCGATGCTTCAGAAATTAAAAGTCTTACAACTGAAAAACACCGCCGTCACCCCAGACGGCATTGCCCGACTGCAGGAGGCATTGCCGGATTGTAAAGTTTATACCGATCCGTAGTTATTGGAGTCGTTCGTCCATGAGAAACGGTGCGGAACCGAGGAGATAATTAGGAGCGCTCGCCATGTCCGAACCCCACCCCCCAAAAAAATCTCGCTGGCTCCGCGCGGGGCTAATGCTGCTCGTCTGCGTCATGTTGCTACTCGCCGGCGGGGTGTTTAGCGTGTGGTTGCCGTATCACCGCGAACGGCAGGCGATTACCGAATTGAAACGTTTGGGAGGAGACGTTGGCTACGATAACATTTGGCCGGAGTCGCTGGCTGATCTAATTGAAGAAGAAAATCTAGGTTTTTATTCGAGGGTCTATTACGTCGATTTGAACGGCACGGGTGTACGCGACGGCGATCTTGCGCTGCTACACGATCTGTCGTATCTTGAAGATCTTTGGCTAAACGACACGCATATCACCGATGCCGGACTCAAGCATATCGGCGGAGTGTCACCTCTTTACGAATTACAACTTAACGGGACACAGATCAGCGATGCTGGATTGGAACATTTGCGAGAGCTGAAGGATCTCGATTTTCTCTCCTTAGACAAAACAAAAGTCGACGGCTCGGGATTGGTCCACATTCAACAACTGCCAAGCTTGTCTTATCTCAGCCTTGGCGAAACGGCAATCAACGATGATGCGTTGGCACAACTAGGTGGCATCACCTCACTGTCAACGCTGAACCTGACGAAAACGCAAATTACCGAGTCCGGGTTGGTGCATTTAGGTGGTTTGACCACGCTGTCAAGCTTGGTCTTGGATGGCACCTCGATCAATAACGCGGGGCTGAAAAGGATCAGCGGCTTGACCAACCTGGATTGGCTATCGCTTGAGGAGACGCAGGTCAGCGATGCCGGCATGCAGCATCTGCGTGCGATGTCGGGCCTTACGATATTGTATCTGAATAACACCCCAGTCGGTGACGAAGGTTTGGAACAAATTGCGGGGTTGCCCGCTCTGGAATATCTCAACCTTAAAAACACCAAAGTCACCGATGCGGGTTTGTCGCACTTGGCAGGTTTAAATCGGCTGACTTACTTGGACCTCAGCGAAACACCAATCACCGACGAAGGGTTGAAGTCGCTCCTCGGCCTGTCCAAATTAGAAACGTTGTCACTCGACAGCACGCAAGTCACCGATGCCGGTGTCGAGCGATTGTTAAAACTGCCAAATCTCTATGAATTGTCGGTAGAACAGACTCAAGTCACGCCAGCCGGTCTGAAAAAAATCGAAGAGGTGACCACTCGTCGATCCTTTGATACGGATTTCTCTTTACCGTAACCTACTCCGCCGCCGCTGGCACCGGGACGCCGTCGCCTTCGTTGACGGGATCTTCCGACAGATCCATCGACATCACATAAATCACCATCCCGACCAGCATCAACACCACGACGGCGATTTGTACTTTTTTGTTTCCCATAGCTTGCTTTCAGCACCTTGATTAAAAAGTCAATTCGTTTTCGAACGGGCGTCGATTCTCGCGAAGCAGCGTCGGAGAATCAAGGGACGTCGTAGGCGTGAGGTTTGAGGAGACAGGCGTGAGGACGGACGGGGAACATTCCTCACGCCTCATGGCTCGCGCCTCAGGCCTCACTGCTCAAGCCTTCGCTCAGCGCTGGGTCCGCTTCGGCCAGTGCTTGCCGTGCCATGCGGGTTACGTAGATGATCAACACGATGCAGACTGCTAGTCCGGCGAATAACACGAATTGGTGGAGTCGGGAATGCGAACTGACGTTGCCGGCGATTTTGGCGGCATGCCCAGCGACGTAACCGAAATAGACTTCGACAAAAATCCCCGGAATGATCCCCAGACATCCCAGAATAAACGTGCTGAAGCGAGTGTTGGTCGTCCCCAGCGCATAGCTGACTGCGACCGGGCTGAGTGGCGTGAGCCGCAATAATATCTGAAACTTCAGTCCCCGGCGTTCCGCAGCAGCGGCGACTGCGGCGATTTTGGGCTGCTGACTCAAAGCCGCAGCCACACGTTTGCGCAGGACAAAACGGGAGATGACGTAGCACAGGCAGGAGGCTCCCAGCGCGCCGATGACAACGATCACGGCCCCTTCGATCAATCCAAACAGTACCCCCGCTGCGACGGCGAACAGTGTATCGGGCACGAAGAGCGGGGTGGCTAAAGCCACGATCACGACCAGTGCGAGCGGTCCCCAGAAGCCCAAAGCGGCAATATCGGCCTCGATTTTGGGGATTTCGCTCCCCATCCAACGCCCAAACAGGATCACTGTGGCGACCAATGCCACAACGATGACTAGCCGTAAGAGGATCCTTTGCCGGTTTTTCACAGTCGCCTACAGAGTCAAAACCCAAAAATCATCGAAAAAACCGTCCTGCTAATGGACGAACCGGTCGACATCGTATCGCAGGAGCACAATCAGGGATAGCTTTTTCGCCTCCCCATGGTGCAGCGAATTCATTGGCTAGGAACGCGAACGCCCCAAAGATCGGCAAAATAGGAGACAATGACGCTTTCCCAACAGCCAGAGTTTCTGGCAGGAACGTTGGTCGAACTGACCAGATTACGGTCGCATCGGGCATGAATAGTGCTTAAACTGTACAAAGCACACATGACGCTCTGCCTCGAATCGTGTCCAGGCAGAGTCGTGTATCGGAGGTGTTCAAATCCACTCTGGAACGTTTTTCGGATGCGGCAAAACCGTAGCGTGAGACGCTGACTGTGTTGCGCTCCTAAAACTTTGGAGACAAAATTTTATGATGATGAATCGACAACGCGTTCGCAAATTTTGCCTTCGGCGGCGGACGATCCGCGAAGGTTTTACCCTGGTGGAACTGTTGGTGGTGATCGCCATCATCGCCCTGCTGATTGCCCTGTTGATGCCAGCCGTACAAAAGGTGCGTGAATCGGCTCGCCGCACGCAGTGCCTGAATCATCTGCACCAAATTGGCCTCGCCTCCCACAATTACCTTTCGACGTATAACGTGTTTCCTCCGGGTTGGATTCAAGGCGACTACTTCGAGGAATATCAGAATCCTGCCACGCCGGCCAGTTATGGTATCGTCGCTGGATTCACGGGCGCCCACCCCACCGGCGAGGTCGACCTGGACCTCCCCACAGGCTCCAACAAATGGAGCGTTTCCTACATGTGGGGTTGGCATGCGTTTCTGCTGTCGGAGATGGATCAAGGCACGGTGAACATCAAGTTTAACGAGCCGAAATCAACGAACTACAACCTGCAGGGCATTCAAATGGTGATTCCCACCTATGTCTGTCCCAGCGCAACACTCCCCGACAAGCGCGCCGGCGATTTGGGCTACGCGACCTATCGTGGTTGCATGGGCAACACGGCCGACAACGGCATGATGAACATGAACAGTACCTACAGCGATCGTGATTGCACGGACGGAACCACGATGACGGTTCTCTTCGGAGAAAGCCGGTTCGGATTCTGGGGCGATGCCCTCTCCTGCTGTGCCCGCGTCCCCCGCGAAGACGACACGTATAACGAAAACGATCCCTTGCGAAATGGAAGAGATCAAAAGCTTTGGGACTGGTACAGCGCCCCCTTCCAAGCGGGTTGGGAGATGGATGATGTTCCCGATGTCGATGACGACGGCGATGACTCAGACGATGTCGACGACGAAGAGAATCATCCGATTCCCGATCGAAATGCGGTCTTCACCTATTTCGGCTTCGGTAGCTTTCACGGCGATGCGGTGAACTTCTTCTTCGTCGACGGCTCCGCTCGTCCGCTCAACAAGACAATGGACAAAAGCATTCTCAATGCGTTGGCCACTCGCAACGGTCAAGAACGAGTCGCCGAAGAATTTTGATCCACGTTCGCTTTAAGCAACCATGAACCATCGGCCGCCGAATCCATTTCGGCGGCCGATTTTCATTGGCGGGTTATTTTTTGGCTTGACCTTGTTTGGCGACGGCATCCATCGCCGCTTGGATCGCTGCTTGATCCCCCAGGTACTCATGCCGGATTGGTTTGAGGTTTTCATCCAACTCATAAACCAACGGCACGCCGGTGGGGATATTCAGACCGACGATATCTTCTTCGCTCACGTCG from Symmachiella dynata encodes:
- a CDS encoding leucine-rich repeat domain-containing protein encodes the protein MSEPKPAKSQVIFWVFLFFAIATAVVLISVFNIRSRHERQQAAIVEINRLRGITETQVRRPWGIPDRLWPSVDHLFVHLEKVDFNSKKVNDDDLRLLQDTDHVWKLLLHNTEITDAGVQYLKDMPQLRVLTLGNTKVSDAGLANLTGITTLIDLSLGNDKHGDAGLVHIGKITSLRMLTVGGADITDAGLAHLSKLRKLKTLRLSGAQITDAGLKQFSSLRNLHLLEISGTNITDASLTDLGSFSKLKRLALVDCPLRGPGLAELGRLKNLQSLQLTHTRIDDDGLRYLPRLSRLRSLNLSDSNINGAGLQHLSGLPELHSLTLQNTGVKNAGLEHIAKLKKLSGLILTNCPIDKAGLEKLRNAPELSYLNLNDTPIDDDAVAALAMLQKLKVLQLKNTAVTPDGIARLQEALPDCKVYTDP
- a CDS encoding leucine-rich repeat domain-containing protein, with the translated sequence MSEPHPPKKSRWLRAGLMLLVCVMLLLAGGVFSVWLPYHRERQAITELKRLGGDVGYDNIWPESLADLIEEENLGFYSRVYYVDLNGTGVRDGDLALLHDLSYLEDLWLNDTHITDAGLKHIGGVSPLYELQLNGTQISDAGLEHLRELKDLDFLSLDKTKVDGSGLVHIQQLPSLSYLSLGETAINDDALAQLGGITSLSTLNLTKTQITESGLVHLGGLTTLSSLVLDGTSINNAGLKRISGLTNLDWLSLEETQVSDAGMQHLRAMSGLTILYLNNTPVGDEGLEQIAGLPALEYLNLKNTKVTDAGLSHLAGLNRLTYLDLSETPITDEGLKSLLGLSKLETLSLDSTQVTDAGVERLLKLPNLYELSVEQTQVTPAGLKKIEEVTTRRSFDTDFSLP
- a CDS encoding DUF1559 domain-containing protein — translated: MMMNRQRVRKFCLRRRTIREGFTLVELLVVIAIIALLIALLMPAVQKVRESARRTQCLNHLHQIGLASHNYLSTYNVFPPGWIQGDYFEEYQNPATPASYGIVAGFTGAHPTGEVDLDLPTGSNKWSVSYMWGWHAFLLSEMDQGTVNIKFNEPKSTNYNLQGIQMVIPTYVCPSATLPDKRAGDLGYATYRGCMGNTADNGMMNMNSTYSDRDCTDGTTMTVLFGESRFGFWGDALSCCARVPREDDTYNENDPLRNGRDQKLWDWYSAPFQAGWEMDDVPDVDDDGDDSDDVDDEENHPIPDRNAVFTYFGFGSFHGDAVNFFFVDGSARPLNKTMDKSILNALATRNGQERVAEEF
- a CDS encoding TVP38/TMEM64 family protein translates to MALVATVILFGRWMGSEIPKIEADIAALGFWGPLALVVIVALATPLFVPDTLFAVAAGVLFGLIEGAVIVVIGALGASCLCYVISRFVLRKRVAAALSQQPKIAAVAAAAERRGLKFQILLRLTPLSPVAVSYALGTTNTRFSTFILGCLGIIPGIFVEVYFGYVAGHAAKIAGNVSSHSRLHQFVLFAGLAVCIVLIIYVTRMARQALAEADPALSEGLSSEA